One window from the genome of Rhodopseudomonas sp. P2A-2r encodes:
- a CDS encoding fumarylacetoacetate hydrolase family protein, whose product MKLVRYGAAGQEKPGLIDKAGKLRDLSAHVTDFSGEALSPASLARIAALDPASLPAVDGSPRMGSPIGGLPKFIAIGLNYVDHAKEAGMAIPSEPIVFIKANNSLCGPNDDVEKPRGSTKLDWEVELAIIIGTKAKYVTEADALNYVAGYAVCNDVSERFFQIERGGQWTKGKSHDTFGPLGPWMVTKDEVGDVHKLGMWLDVNGKRCQTGSTATMIFNVPKIVSYLSEVMTLLPGDIITTGTPPGVGMGMKPPQFLNVGDVMTLGIEGLGEQKQKVVAA is encoded by the coding sequence ATGAAACTCGTAAGATACGGCGCTGCAGGCCAGGAAAAGCCGGGACTGATCGACAAGGCCGGCAAGCTGCGCGACCTGTCTGCCCATGTGACGGATTTCAGCGGCGAGGCACTGTCGCCCGCCAGCCTTGCCAGGATCGCCGCGCTCGACCCGGCGTCGCTGCCGGCGGTCGATGGATCGCCACGGATGGGATCGCCGATCGGCGGCCTGCCGAAGTTCATCGCCATCGGCCTGAACTATGTGGACCACGCCAAGGAAGCCGGTATGGCGATTCCGAGCGAGCCGATCGTCTTCATCAAGGCCAACAACAGCCTGTGCGGTCCCAACGACGACGTCGAGAAACCGCGCGGCTCCACCAAGCTCGACTGGGAAGTCGAACTGGCCATCATCATCGGCACCAAGGCGAAATACGTCACCGAAGCCGACGCGCTGAACTACGTCGCCGGCTATGCCGTCTGCAACGACGTGTCCGAGCGCTTCTTCCAGATCGAGCGCGGCGGCCAGTGGACCAAGGGCAAGTCGCACGACACCTTCGGACCGCTGGGTCCGTGGATGGTCACCAAGGACGAGGTCGGCGACGTTCACAAGCTCGGCATGTGGCTCGACGTCAACGGCAAGCGCTGCCAGACCGGCTCGACGGCGACCATGATCTTCAACGTGCCGAAGATCGTGTCGTATCTCTCCGAGGTCATGACGTTGCTCCCGGGCGATATCATCACCACCGGTACCCCGCCCGGCGTCGGCATGGGCATGAAGCCGCCGCAGTTCCTCAATGTCGGCGACGTCATGACGCTTGGCATCGAAGGGCTGGGCGAGCAGAAGCAGAAGGTCGTTGCGGCTTAG
- a CDS encoding 3-hydroxybutyrate dehydrogenase, which translates to MLSGKSAIVTGSTSGIGLGIARGLAANGVNVMLNGFGDAAEIEAIRSEMANGHNIKVLYSGADMSDDTAIGEMVAHAEQEFGGVDILVNNAGIQYVAPIEEFPVEKWNAILAINLSSAFHTTRCAIPGMKKKSWGRIVNIASAHALVASPFKSAYVAAKHGIAGLTKTAALELAEHGITVNAVCPGYVMTPLVEKQIPEQAKARGITEQQVITDVLLAAQPTKRFVTVEELSALVNFLCTDGARSITGTTVPVDGGWTAH; encoded by the coding sequence ATGCTGTCCGGAAAATCCGCCATCGTCACCGGTTCGACCAGCGGTATCGGACTTGGCATCGCGCGTGGTCTTGCAGCAAACGGCGTCAACGTCATGTTGAACGGCTTCGGCGACGCAGCCGAGATCGAAGCGATTCGTAGCGAGATGGCCAACGGCCACAATATCAAGGTGCTCTACAGCGGCGCCGATATGTCGGACGACACGGCGATCGGCGAGATGGTCGCGCATGCCGAGCAAGAGTTCGGCGGCGTCGATATCCTGGTCAACAATGCCGGCATTCAATACGTCGCGCCGATCGAGGAGTTTCCGGTCGAGAAATGGAATGCCATTCTCGCGATCAACCTGTCGAGCGCGTTTCACACCACGCGCTGCGCCATTCCGGGCATGAAGAAGAAGTCCTGGGGGCGGATTGTCAACATCGCCTCGGCGCATGCCTTGGTGGCGTCGCCATTCAAGTCGGCCTATGTCGCGGCGAAGCACGGCATTGCCGGCCTGACCAAGACCGCGGCGCTGGAACTGGCCGAGCACGGCATCACTGTCAATGCGGTGTGCCCGGGCTACGTCATGACGCCGCTGGTCGAGAAGCAGATCCCCGAACAGGCCAAGGCGCGCGGCATCACCGAACAGCAGGTCATCACAGACGTGCTGCTCGCGGCACAACCGACCAAACGCTTTGTCACGGTCGAAGAACTGTCCGCTCTCGTCAATTTTCTCTGTACCGATGGCGCCCGCTCCATCACCGGCACGACAGTGCCCGTCGATGGTGGCTGGACCGCTCACTGA
- the ppk2 gene encoding polyphosphate kinase 2 — MTDKSIDADFEMQQRIHEEMRDSFDEELELEIDDDRLDLLTNEFSGHSAKETVDRRVYFKELFRLQGELVKLQSWVQLNKLKVVVIFEGRDSAGKGGVIKRITQRLNPRVCRVAALPAPNERERTQWYFQRYVSHLPAGGEIVLFDRSWYNRAGVERVMGFCTESDVEEFFRSVPEFERMLVRSGIVLIKYWFSITDEEQHLRFTMRIHDPLKQWKLSPMDVEARSRWEQYTKAKEAMLERCHIAEAPWHIVQAVDKKKARLNCIAHLLEQIPYNDVPHDPVLLPARIHNPDYHRGPIPPDMYVADRY; from the coding sequence ATGACCGACAAATCCATCGACGCCGATTTTGAAATGCAGCAGCGAATTCACGAGGAGATGCGCGATAGCTTCGATGAAGAGCTGGAGCTTGAGATCGACGATGATCGGCTCGATCTGCTGACCAACGAGTTCTCGGGGCACAGCGCGAAGGAGACGGTCGACAGGCGGGTCTATTTCAAGGAGCTGTTCCGCCTGCAGGGCGAGTTGGTCAAATTGCAGAGCTGGGTGCAGCTTAACAAGTTGAAGGTCGTGGTGATTTTCGAGGGGCGCGACTCTGCCGGCAAGGGCGGCGTTATCAAGCGCATCACCCAGCGGCTGAATCCGCGGGTCTGTCGCGTCGCTGCGCTGCCCGCGCCAAACGAGCGAGAGCGTACACAGTGGTATTTCCAGCGATATGTGTCGCATCTGCCGGCCGGTGGCGAGATCGTACTGTTCGACCGCAGCTGGTACAATCGCGCCGGCGTTGAGCGCGTGATGGGATTCTGCACCGAGAGCGATGTCGAGGAATTCTTCCGGTCGGTGCCGGAGTTCGAGCGCATGCTGGTGCGATCGGGGATCGTGCTGATCAAGTACTGGTTTTCCATCACCGACGAGGAACAGCATCTGCGTTTTACCATGCGCATCCACGATCCGTTGAAACAGTGGAAGCTGAGCCCGATGGACGTCGAGGCACGCAGCCGCTGGGAGCAGTACACCAAGGCGAAGGAAGCGATGCTCGAGCGTTGCCATATCGCGGAAGCGCCCTGGCATATCGTCCAGGCCGTCGACAAGAAAAAGGCGCGGCTGAATTGCATCGCGCACTTGCTCGAGCAGATTCCCTATAACGACGTGCCGCACGACCCGGTGCTGCTGCCGGCGCGCATTCACAATCCGGACTACCATCGCGGTCCGATTCCGCCGGATATGTACGTCGCTGACCGCTACTGA
- a CDS encoding SDR family oxidoreductase produces MDLGIRGRRALVCASSKGLGRACAIALAAEGVHVTITARHADVLAATAADIRKSYPDVEVTEVVGDITTIEGRAQALKAAGQIDILVNNAGGPPPGDFRDWTRDDWIKAIDANMLTPIELIKATVDGMMERKFGRIVNITSAAVKAPIDVLGLSNGARSGLTGFVAGLSRKTVRNNVTINGLLPGPFATDRMAGVAAGQAKVAGITAEEILKKRANENPAGRFGDPEEFGLACAFLCGAKAGFITGQNILLDGGAFPGTM; encoded by the coding sequence GTGGATCTTGGAATTAGGGGCCGTCGCGCGCTGGTCTGTGCATCGAGCAAGGGCCTGGGGCGCGCCTGCGCCATCGCGCTCGCCGCGGAAGGCGTGCATGTGACGATCACTGCACGCCACGCCGACGTGCTGGCTGCAACGGCAGCCGACATCCGCAAGAGCTATCCGGACGTCGAGGTCACGGAAGTGGTCGGCGACATCACCACGATCGAGGGCCGCGCGCAGGCGCTGAAAGCCGCGGGCCAGATCGATATTCTCGTGAACAATGCCGGCGGCCCGCCGCCCGGCGATTTCCGTGACTGGACCCGCGACGACTGGATCAAGGCCATCGACGCCAACATGCTGACGCCGATCGAGCTGATCAAGGCGACGGTGGACGGCATGATGGAGCGAAAATTCGGCCGCATCGTCAACATCACCTCGGCCGCCGTGAAGGCGCCGATCGACGTGCTCGGGCTGTCCAACGGCGCCCGCAGCGGCCTCACCGGCTTTGTCGCCGGCCTGTCGCGCAAGACCGTACGCAACAACGTCACAATCAACGGCTTGCTGCCCGGCCCGTTCGCCACCGACCGCATGGCCGGCGTCGCCGCCGGTCAGGCCAAGGTCGCCGGTATCACGGCCGAAGAGATCCTGAAGAAGCGAGCCAATGAAAATCCGGCCGGCCGCTTCGGCGACCCCGAGGAATTCGGCCTCGCCTGCGCCTTCCTGTGCGGCGCCAAGGCCGGCTTCATCACCGGCCAGAACATCCTGCTCGACGGCGGCGCCTTCCCCGGCACCATGTAA
- a CDS encoding MBL fold metallo-hydrolase, translating to MQWTVGKVKITKIAEMETTGGTRFILPQAGPDEVRARPWLIPHFANDEGRLKMAVQSLVLETPSQRIVVDTCLGNDKQGRKVAIWNNLQTTFLNDMTAAGFPPDSIDMVLCTHLHVDHVGWNTRLLDGKWVPTFSNARYVFGEREYAHWKACNANEDVPEFNDSVQPIVDAGRADLVASDRQLSDEITLIPTPGHSPGHMSVHIRSEGEEALLTGDVAHHPIQMAHLDWSSTVDSDPLAAAATRRTLFTRFADTPTLVIGGHFDAGFLKRDGDGFRLDAFSEATRVSG from the coding sequence ATGCAATGGACGGTGGGCAAGGTCAAGATCACCAAGATCGCCGAGATGGAGACCACGGGCGGCACCCGCTTCATCCTGCCGCAGGCCGGCCCGGATGAGGTCAGGGCGCGGCCCTGGCTGATCCCGCACTTCGCCAATGACGAAGGCCGCCTGAAGATGGCGGTGCAGTCGCTGGTGCTGGAAACCCCTTCGCAACGCATCGTGGTCGACACCTGCCTCGGCAACGACAAGCAGGGCCGTAAGGTGGCGATCTGGAACAATCTGCAAACCACGTTCCTTAACGACATGACTGCGGCGGGCTTTCCGCCTGACAGCATCGACATGGTGCTCTGCACCCATCTGCATGTGGACCATGTCGGCTGGAACACCCGGCTCCTCGACGGAAAATGGGTGCCGACCTTTTCCAATGCACGCTATGTGTTCGGCGAGCGCGAATATGCTCACTGGAAGGCCTGTAATGCGAACGAGGATGTGCCGGAATTCAACGATTCCGTGCAGCCTATCGTCGATGCCGGCCGCGCCGATCTTGTCGCCAGCGACCGGCAATTATCCGATGAGATCACCCTCATTCCGACGCCGGGCCACAGTCCCGGTCATATGAGCGTCCATATCCGGTCGGAGGGCGAGGAGGCCCTGCTCACCGGCGATGTCGCGCATCATCCCATCCAGATGGCGCATCTCGATTGGTCGTCAACCGTCGACAGCGATCCGCTCGCCGCCGCGGCCACCCGGCGCACTCTTTTCACGCGCTTCGCCGACACCCCGACGCTGGTGATCGGCGGCCACTTTGACGCCGGCTTCCTCAAACGCGATGGCGACGGCTTCAGGCTGGACGCCTTCTCCGAAGCCACCCGCGTAAGCGGTTGA
- a CDS encoding patatin-like phospholipase family protein, giving the protein MDARTPDTEVDAVTGWRPERCDRVALVLQGGGALGAYQAGVYQALHEAGMEPDWVCGVSIGAINSAIIAGNPPALRLERLQTFWERITARKVWHYTPDGDIYRKARNMASSFMTTTLGQPGFFKPHEVGPWLSPAGAKSATSYYDTGPLRETLLELVDFDLINSRKVHFAVGAVNVLSGNFLYFDNKNEVIGPEHVMASGALPPALPMVKIGTDHFWDGGIVSNTPLQHLLDQDDKLNSLVFQVDLFSARGMLPRDIQEVLARHKDIVYSSRTRHNTDVYKQMNNLKADLYKALQKIPDGQLSAHERDLRDRLADLPEITILQIIYQQKAYENDSKDHEFSATSMREHWQSGLDDTRRTLKRRDWLELPEQGMGIVVHDVHRERDY; this is encoded by the coding sequence ATGGACGCACGAACACCGGATACAGAAGTTGACGCCGTCACCGGCTGGCGACCCGAGCGTTGCGACCGCGTGGCGCTTGTGCTGCAGGGCGGCGGAGCGCTCGGCGCCTATCAGGCGGGCGTCTATCAGGCGCTGCACGAGGCCGGCATGGAGCCCGACTGGGTATGCGGCGTCTCCATTGGAGCTATCAATTCTGCGATCATCGCAGGCAACCCGCCGGCCCTGCGCCTCGAAAGGCTGCAGACGTTCTGGGAACGCATCACGGCGCGAAAGGTCTGGCACTACACGCCGGACGGCGACATCTACCGCAAGGCGCGCAACATGGCGAGTTCGTTCATGACGACGACGCTGGGGCAGCCTGGCTTCTTCAAGCCGCATGAGGTCGGTCCGTGGCTCAGCCCCGCGGGCGCAAAGTCCGCGACCAGCTACTACGATACCGGACCGCTGCGTGAGACGTTGCTCGAGCTCGTCGACTTCGATCTCATCAACTCGCGTAAAGTTCATTTCGCCGTCGGCGCGGTGAATGTGCTCAGCGGCAATTTCCTCTACTTCGACAACAAGAACGAGGTGATCGGGCCCGAACATGTGATGGCCAGCGGCGCATTGCCGCCTGCCTTGCCGATGGTAAAGATCGGCACCGATCATTTCTGGGATGGCGGAATCGTCTCCAACACGCCGCTGCAGCATTTGCTGGACCAGGATGACAAACTGAACTCCCTGGTATTCCAGGTCGACCTGTTCAGCGCACGCGGCATGCTCCCGCGCGATATCCAGGAGGTTCTGGCACGGCACAAGGACATCGTCTATTCATCCCGCACCCGGCACAATACCGACGTCTACAAGCAGATGAACAATCTGAAGGCCGATCTCTACAAGGCGCTGCAAAAAATTCCGGACGGCCAGCTCAGCGCGCATGAGCGCGATTTGCGCGACCGATTGGCAGACCTCCCGGAAATCACCATCCTGCAAATCATCTATCAGCAGAAGGCCTATGAGAACGACTCCAAGGATCATGAATTCTCGGCGACCTCGATGCGCGAGCACTGGCAAAGCGGCCTGGACGATACCCGCCGGACGCTGAAGCGACGCGACTGGCTCGAATTGCCCGAACAAGGCATGGGCATCGTAGTGCACGATGTTCATCGCGAACGCGACTACTGA
- a CDS encoding transporter — protein MAVIPGLIWAFRIHPDGRPEQLAIDAPIDIAHGDLLWLHFNLTDSRALQWLTQADLRVPAQARALLLSKDTYQQLHATDDSVHGVISDLLRDIDDTTEETGYLRFVMTERLLVSGRHHALCAVDATRRLLEGGHRVDGMASLLEAIVENVAATMDRVADRIAVALDEIEEQILSDNSKDMLQRLGRLRRTCVRLHRQLSGLRVVFHRLEQKGASELKPLLQLRAGKLAQRLDSLDHRIVEMRERSRLLQEELHLQIEEQGNESLRVLSVLTSLLLPPTLITGIFGMNTKGLPFTDNESAFLWAAVLLVLSSASAYFVMKRLGLIR, from the coding sequence ATGGCAGTCATCCCCGGCCTGATCTGGGCGTTCCGCATTCATCCGGACGGCCGACCGGAGCAGCTCGCGATCGATGCGCCGATCGATATCGCGCATGGCGATCTGCTATGGCTGCACTTCAACCTCACCGATTCGCGCGCGCTGCAATGGCTGACGCAGGCCGATCTGCGTGTGCCGGCACAGGCGCGCGCGCTGCTGCTTTCGAAGGATACATATCAGCAGTTGCACGCCACCGATGACAGCGTCCATGGTGTGATTTCCGATCTGCTGCGGGATATTGACGACACCACAGAAGAGACCGGCTACCTGCGCTTCGTGATGACCGAGCGCCTTCTGGTTAGCGGTCGCCATCACGCGCTGTGCGCGGTTGACGCTACCCGCCGCTTGCTCGAAGGCGGCCACCGCGTCGACGGTATGGCATCGCTGCTCGAAGCCATCGTGGAGAACGTCGCGGCAACCATGGACCGCGTCGCCGACCGCATCGCGGTGGCTCTCGACGAGATCGAGGAGCAGATCCTGTCGGACAATTCCAAAGATATGCTGCAGCGGCTCGGCCGGCTGCGCCGCACCTGCGTGCGGCTGCATCGCCAACTGTCCGGGCTGCGCGTCGTATTCCACCGGCTGGAGCAAAAGGGCGCCAGCGAGCTCAAGCCGCTGCTGCAGCTTCGCGCCGGCAAACTGGCGCAACGCCTGGACTCGCTCGACCATCGCATTGTCGAAATGCGCGAACGCAGCCGGCTCTTGCAGGAAGAGCTGCATCTGCAGATCGAGGAGCAGGGCAATGAAAGTCTGCGCGTGCTGTCGGTGCTGACCTCCCTGTTGCTGCCGCCGACATTGATCACAGGCATTTTCGGAATGAACACCAAGGGTCTGCCGTTCACCGACAATGAGAGCGCCTTCCTGTGGGCCGCCGTGTTGCTCGTGCTGTCGTCGGCATCGGCCTATTTCGTCATGAAGCGCCTTGGCCTGATCAGGTAA
- a CDS encoding acetoacetate decarboxylase translates to MRKQDILRLPSMPMAGPSYPAGPYRFVNREFLVITYETDPELIRMGLPEPLEPIEQPIVHYEWIKMPDSSGFGSYTESGLVIPARFKGEDVNFVSQMYLDDDPPIAAGREIWGFPKKYAHPKLEIVKDTLTGTLEYAGQQVAMGTMAYKHGAMAGNGEATLATLSKTQINLKLIPGVDGSAEVCQLVAINLVDITVKGSWFGPGRLHLVPHVNAPVADFPVRQVIGAHHFVADLTLPYGRVVHDYNKESATLAEAAE, encoded by the coding sequence ATGCGCAAGCAAGACATCCTTCGGCTGCCGTCGATGCCGATGGCCGGTCCGAGCTATCCCGCCGGGCCCTATCGCTTCGTGAACCGGGAGTTCCTGGTCATCACCTATGAGACCGATCCGGAACTGATCCGCATGGGATTGCCGGAACCGCTGGAGCCGATCGAGCAGCCGATCGTGCACTACGAGTGGATCAAGATGCCCGACAGCTCCGGCTTCGGCAGCTACACCGAATCCGGCCTGGTGATCCCGGCGCGGTTCAAGGGCGAGGATGTCAACTTCGTCTCGCAGATGTATCTCGATGACGATCCGCCGATCGCCGCGGGCCGCGAGATCTGGGGCTTTCCGAAGAAATACGCCCATCCCAAGCTGGAGATCGTCAAGGACACGCTGACCGGCACGCTGGAATATGCCGGGCAGCAGGTCGCCATGGGGACCATGGCTTACAAGCACGGCGCAATGGCCGGCAACGGCGAGGCAACCCTTGCCACGCTGTCGAAGACCCAGATCAATCTGAAGTTGATCCCCGGCGTCGATGGCAGCGCCGAGGTCTGCCAGCTGGTGGCGATCAATCTGGTCGACATCACGGTGAAGGGCTCCTGGTTCGGCCCCGGCCGGCTGCATCTCGTGCCGCATGTCAACGCACCGGTCGCGGATTTTCCCGTGCGCCAGGTGATCGGGGCGCATCACTTCGTCGCCGACCTGACGCTGCCCTATGGCCGCGTGGTTCATGACTACAACAAGGAAAGTGCGACGCTCGCCGAAGCCGCTGAATAG
- a CDS encoding DUF3775 domain-containing protein codes for MPELNVSTEQVGFLIEKAREFDVKAGASDPDSGSNGADDNMIDVLDDGGGDPVVKEITSFINAMSEDEQIDLVALMRLGRGDGTIEEWDDLRREAADGANGRTASYLLGEPLLSDFLAEGLSAFGETWTDERTTPVS; via the coding sequence ATGCCCGAATTGAACGTTTCCACCGAACAGGTCGGCTTTCTGATCGAGAAAGCGCGGGAGTTCGACGTCAAGGCAGGTGCCTCCGATCCCGATTCCGGCTCCAACGGCGCCGATGACAACATGATCGACGTCCTCGACGATGGCGGTGGCGACCCGGTGGTGAAGGAGATCACGAGCTTCATCAACGCCATGAGCGAAGACGAGCAGATCGATCTGGTCGCCCTGATGCGGCTCGGCCGCGGCGACGGCACCATCGAGGAGTGGGACGATCTGCGCCGCGAAGCAGCGGACGGCGCCAACGGGCGTACCGCCAGCTATCTGCTCGGCGAGCCCCTGCTCAGCGACTTTCTTGCCGAAGGGCTGAGTGCGTTCGGCGAAACCTGGACCGACGAGCGCACCACGCCGGTAAGTTGA
- a CDS encoding CvpA family protein, with translation MNSFDGVFIVALLIVTVIGYRAGLLRSAATILGYLIAMPIAVWVMSLIGPQIGSSNATVSASQNSLILFGIFLVSGIVMGSLLRMAVDDTFGQHIGLGDRLAGAALGAIRVVMIAVTLVLIFDQMVPAAVQPPYLAGSRIRPVLSMLGQKGFKTLPPDVTATIAKWKREYRP, from the coding sequence ATGAACAGTTTCGATGGCGTCTTCATAGTCGCCTTGCTGATTGTGACGGTCATCGGCTATCGCGCCGGCCTGCTGCGTAGTGCCGCAACCATTCTCGGCTACCTGATCGCCATGCCCATCGCCGTCTGGGTGATGTCGCTGATCGGACCTCAGATCGGCAGCAGCAACGCCACGGTCTCGGCGTCGCAGAATTCGCTCATCCTCTTTGGCATCTTTCTGGTCAGCGGTATCGTCATGGGATCGCTGCTGCGGATGGCCGTCGATGACACTTTCGGGCAGCATATCGGCCTCGGTGACCGCCTGGCCGGCGCTGCGCTGGGCGCGATCCGCGTGGTGATGATCGCGGTGACGCTGGTGCTGATCTTCGACCAGATGGTCCCTGCTGCCGTTCAGCCACCCTATCTGGCAGGATCGCGAATTCGGCCAGTCTTGTCGATGTTGGGCCAAAAGGGCTTCAAAACCCTGCCGCCCGACGTGACCGCGACCATCGCCAAGTGGAAGCGCGAATATCGCCCATAG
- a CDS encoding inorganic phosphate transporter has protein sequence MTDFTINQTGDNGGLIEPASRPNLDKGFNPLTMILFFGILAAGALFVAYSIYVDVQATGTRVTSYLPYLLLFVALLIALGFEFVNGFHDTANAVATVIYTHSLPAEFAVMWSGLFNFLGVLFSTGAVAFGIVALLPVELILQVGSSAGFAMVFALLIAAIIWNLATWYFGLPASSSHTLIGSIIGVGVANALLRGRDGTSGVDWGKATEIGYALLLSPLVGFACAAGLLLLLKMIVRNPALYAAPEGNKTPPLWIRGLLILTCTGVSFAHGSNDGQKGMGLIMLVLIGTVPTAYALNRALPESQVQQFQVNSIAAAKVVAAKGAGHSIIGDPRPAVTQYVSQHKIVEGTYPSLAVLVTDIGNQVRTYGTLDKVPAESVGNTRNDMYLASEAIRFLMKDKENDLSKDDVGVLNTYKGSLDSATKFIPTWVKIAVAIALGLGTMIGWKRIVVTVGEKIGKSHLTYAQGASAELVAAATIGAADVFGLPVSTTHVLSSGVAGTMAANGSGLQMATIRNMLAAWVLTLPAAIILSGALYVLFSRLF, from the coding sequence ATGACCGATTTCACGATCAACCAAACAGGCGACAACGGCGGGCTTATAGAGCCGGCATCGCGGCCCAATCTCGACAAGGGGTTCAATCCCCTCACCATGATCCTGTTCTTCGGCATCCTGGCCGCGGGCGCGCTGTTTGTCGCCTACAGCATCTATGTCGACGTGCAGGCGACCGGTACCCGGGTCACCTCCTATCTGCCCTACCTGTTGCTGTTCGTGGCGCTGCTGATCGCGCTCGGCTTCGAATTCGTCAATGGTTTCCATGACACCGCCAATGCGGTGGCCACGGTGATCTACACCCACTCGCTGCCGGCCGAATTCGCCGTGATGTGGTCGGGCCTCTTCAATTTCCTCGGCGTGCTGTTCTCGACCGGCGCCGTCGCCTTCGGCATCGTCGCGCTGCTGCCGGTGGAATTGATCCTGCAGGTCGGCAGCTCCGCCGGTTTCGCCATGGTGTTCGCGCTGCTGATCGCCGCGATCATCTGGAACCTTGCGACCTGGTATTTCGGCCTGCCGGCCTCCAGCTCGCACACCCTGATCGGCTCGATCATCGGCGTCGGCGTCGCCAACGCATTGCTGCGCGGTCGTGACGGCACCTCCGGCGTGGACTGGGGCAAGGCCACCGAGATCGGCTACGCGCTGCTGCTGTCACCGCTGGTCGGCTTCGCCTGCGCCGCCGGCCTGCTGTTGCTGCTGAAGATGATCGTCCGCAATCCCGCGCTCTACGCTGCGCCGGAAGGCAACAAGACGCCGCCGCTCTGGATCCGCGGGTTGTTGATCCTGACCTGCACCGGCGTCAGCTTCGCGCACGGCTCCAACGACGGCCAGAAGGGCATGGGTCTGATCATGCTGGTTCTGATCGGCACCGTGCCGACCGCCTACGCGCTGAACCGCGCGTTGCCGGAATCCCAGGTGCAGCAGTTCCAGGTCAACTCGATTGCCGCCGCCAAGGTCGTCGCCGCCAAGGGCGCCGGCCACAGCATCATCGGCGATCCCCGCCCGGCGGTGACGCAGTACGTCTCGCAGCACAAGATCGTCGAGGGCACCTACCCGTCGCTGGCCGTGCTGGTGACCGATATCGGCAACCAGGTCCGTACCTACGGCACGCTTGACAAGGTGCCAGCCGAATCCGTCGGCAATACCCGCAACGACATGTACCTCGCGTCAGAAGCGATCCGCTTCCTGATGAAGGACAAGGAAAACGACCTCAGCAAGGATGACGTCGGCGTGCTGAACACCTACAAGGGCTCGCTCGACTCCGCGACGAAGTTTATCCCGACCTGGGTGAAGATCGCGGTGGCCATCGCACTTGGGCTGGGCACCATGATCGGCTGGAAGCGGATCGTCGTTACCGTCGGCGAGAAGATCGGCAAGTCGCATCTGACCTACGCGCAGGGCGCCTCGGCGGAACTGGTGGCCGCGGCCACCATCGGCGCCGCCGACGTGTTCGGCCTGCCGGTCTCGACCACCCATGTGCTGTCTTCCGGCGTCGCCGGCACCATGGCGGCCAACGGCTCGGGCCTGCAGATGGCCACCATCCGCAACATGCTGGCGGCCTGGGTGCTGACGCTGCCGGCGGCGATCATCCTGTCGGGTGCATTGTACGTGCTGTTCTCGCGCCTGTTCTGA